From the genome of Pelobacter propionicus DSM 2379, one region includes:
- the macA gene encoding macrolide transporter subunit MacA, with product MNMSRKQIIIGTVVLLVLLGTGLAVKKLFFGKPKATFVTADAVRMDLEESVLATGIVKAFKTVEVGSQVTGQLQTLHVELGDRVKKGQLLAEIDPVLQKNTLMDAEAEVVNLAAQKRSKQALLKQYELAFKRQSRMNAQDASSRSDLESAQAQLESTGCDISALDAQIRKARIAVDNAKANLGYHHISAPIDGIVISIDTEEGQTVVSTQSSTTIITLATLDTMTVKAKISEADVNRVRPGLTTYFTLLGDSDTRYYGKLRAIEPGPVSSSTSSSSSSSSSSSSSAIYYYGLFEVPNPAGRLKVSMTAQVSILLNQVRQALCIPVSALGEKLKDNRYRVRVLKDGEALERTIRTGISNNVQVQVLEGLREGEKVVVGDSTTLPATEASGAMGAPPGGRR from the coding sequence ATGAATATGTCGCGAAAACAGATCATTATCGGAACCGTTGTGCTCCTGGTCCTGCTGGGAACCGGCCTGGCTGTCAAGAAGCTGTTCTTCGGCAAACCAAAGGCAACCTTTGTTACCGCCGATGCCGTCAGGATGGACCTGGAAGAGAGCGTCCTTGCCACCGGCATCGTCAAGGCGTTCAAGACCGTCGAGGTGGGGTCGCAGGTGACCGGCCAGTTGCAGACCCTGCACGTCGAACTTGGCGACCGGGTGAAAAAGGGACAGCTTTTGGCCGAGATCGATCCGGTGCTTCAGAAAAACACCCTCATGGATGCCGAGGCGGAGGTGGTGAACCTGGCCGCCCAGAAACGCTCCAAGCAGGCGTTGCTGAAACAGTACGAGCTGGCCTTCAAGCGCCAAAGCCGGATGAATGCACAGGATGCTTCCTCCAGGTCGGACCTGGAGAGCGCCCAGGCCCAGCTGGAGAGCACAGGCTGTGACATCTCCGCCCTGGATGCCCAGATCAGGAAGGCAAGAATCGCCGTGGATAACGCAAAAGCCAACCTGGGCTACCACCACATCAGCGCTCCCATCGATGGGATTGTCATCTCCATTGATACCGAGGAGGGGCAGACGGTGGTTTCCACACAGTCTTCCACCACCATCATAACCCTGGCCACCCTTGATACCATGACCGTCAAGGCCAAGATCTCCGAGGCGGATGTCAACCGGGTCAGGCCCGGCCTGACGACCTACTTCACCCTGCTGGGCGATAGCGACACGCGCTACTACGGCAAGCTGCGGGCCATCGAACCGGGGCCGGTTTCCAGCAGTACCAGCAGTTCTAGTTCCAGCAGCAGCTCCAGCTCCAGTTCGGCAATCTATTACTATGGCCTGTTCGAGGTGCCCAATCCCGCCGGGAGGCTTAAGGTCTCCATGACCGCCCAGGTTTCCATTCTCCTCAATCAAGTCCGACAGGCGCTCTGCATCCCGGTTTCGGCCCTGGGAGAGAAGCTTAAGGATAACCGCTACCGGGTCAGGGTGTTGAAAGATGGAGAAGCTCTGGAGCGAACCATCCGCACCGGCATCTCCAACAACGTCCAGGTGCAGGTGCTGGAGGGGTTGCGCGAAGGGGAGAAGGTGGTGGTGGGTGACAGCACGACGCTTCCGGCAACGGAAGCATCCGGCGCCATGGGCGCTCCCCCGGGCGGGAGGCGCTGA
- a CDS encoding PDZ domain-containing protein: MDFVCPDRRAASLDVLGMVISRINGFSAQRSGMETDQGLIVATVRLGSVADLTGIASGDIIAEVDGLPVRTFDDLEGSLVGRESRDPIRILFRRVSAWRFVTIPYVEEYWPA, translated from the coding sequence GTGGATTTTGTATGCCCTGACAGGAGGGCGGCAAGCCTGGATGTGTTGGGTATGGTTATCAGCCGGATCAACGGTTTTTCCGCGCAGCGAAGCGGAATGGAGACTGATCAGGGGCTGATCGTGGCCACGGTCAGGCTGGGAAGTGTCGCCGATCTGACCGGCATTGCCTCCGGAGATATCATTGCCGAGGTGGACGGCCTGCCGGTCAGGACGTTCGACGACCTGGAAGGGTCCCTGGTCGGGCGTGAATCGAGGGATCCGATCAGGATTCTGTTCCGTCGAGTCAGCGCCTGGCGGTTCGTGACGATTCCCTACGTTGAAGAGTACTGGCCTGCCTGA
- a CDS encoding Spy/CpxP family protein refolding chaperone yields the protein MKRKLLTSVLLLAVMAAAGVAGAAGSDGHGPRGGCCPKPDEVMAPPPEALLCRMTRRLSLSAEQQTKIRALMIKENENSSKLLSNLAESRKQLRVVEESEAFDETAFRNIASKVAQSEVELTVSRARVRSRINALLTPEQRAEAEKFPPPFRGGRGPAPCCADECGPCHMPPPPCGGEWPRHPDAADEGGW from the coding sequence ATGAAACGAAAACTACTCACATCTGTTCTGCTATTGGCTGTAATGGCCGCGGCCGGCGTCGCGGGTGCGGCGGGCAGTGACGGCCATGGCCCTCGTGGCGGTTGTTGTCCGAAACCGGACGAGGTGATGGCTCCACCTCCTGAGGCGCTGCTCTGCCGGATGACCCGTCGGCTTTCGTTGAGCGCTGAGCAGCAGACGAAGATCAGGGCGCTTATGATTAAGGAGAATGAAAACAGCTCGAAGCTGCTCAGTAATCTGGCGGAGTCTCGGAAGCAGCTTCGGGTGGTCGAAGAAAGCGAGGCCTTTGACGAGACCGCATTTCGTAACATCGCCAGCAAGGTGGCCCAGTCAGAGGTGGAGCTGACTGTTTCCCGGGCCAGAGTCAGGAGTCGGATCAACGCCCTGCTCACGCCTGAACAGCGGGCAGAGGCGGAAAAATTCCCGCCACCCTTCCGTGGTGGCCGTGGCCCCGCCCCCTGCTGCGCCGATGAATGTGGTCCGTGCCACATGCCTCCGCCACCCTGCGGGGGAGAGTGGCCGCGCCACCCGGACGCCGCGGATGAGGGAGGTTGGTAG
- a CDS encoding signal transduction protein codes for MSTISGISTSSTVFDLFKKVDSDASNDVSRSELQTLSEMIAESNLDASEESFAQYDSDGNGTLSEDELNAVLDSTKPPLDMEGMAPPPPSAEQAATTYSEHTGEEDDTLASIISGLQSLLSQLQSMGVSTSASNNEGDGFFGTVDNDSSGGVSLDELKTLAQNLNSMTGQSISVDEDTFSSYDSDGDGSLGSDELKSFMDESGFAPAPPPGGMAMGPPAEDEDEQTTGTSSLSSISGSSTDLIAQLQTLLDQLSRSYTSQTKSGTESLISVTG; via the coding sequence ATGAGTACTATCAGCGGTATCAGCACAAGCAGTACTGTATTTGACCTGTTCAAGAAAGTTGACAGTGACGCCAGCAACGACGTTTCCCGGTCGGAATTGCAGACGCTGTCGGAAATGATAGCCGAATCGAACCTTGATGCGAGCGAGGAGTCTTTCGCACAGTACGACAGCGACGGAAACGGAACACTGTCGGAAGATGAACTGAATGCCGTGCTGGACAGCACTAAGCCTCCCCTGGACATGGAAGGCATGGCGCCGCCACCTCCCAGCGCGGAACAGGCGGCAACGACCTATTCGGAACATACGGGAGAAGAGGACGATACGCTCGCTTCGATCATCTCCGGTTTGCAGAGCCTTTTGTCCCAGCTTCAGTCCATGGGTGTGTCAACATCGGCATCGAACAACGAAGGTGACGGATTCTTCGGCACGGTGGATAACGACAGTAGTGGCGGTGTTTCTCTGGACGAGTTGAAGACCTTGGCTCAGAACCTGAACAGCATGACCGGCCAGAGTATCTCGGTGGACGAGGATACGTTTTCGTCCTACGACAGTGACGGCGATGGTTCGCTGGGTAGCGACGAACTGAAATCGTTCATGGACGAGAGCGGCTTTGCACCCGCGCCTCCGCCGGGTGGCATGGCCATGGGACCTCCTGCGGAGGATGAGGATGAGCAGACAACGGGTACATCCTCGCTGAGTTCGATCAGCGGTTCCAGCACTGACCTGATTGCCCAGTTGCAGACGCTGCTGGATCAACTCTCCAGGTCATATACGTCCCAAACCAAGTCAGGCACTGAATCTCTGATCAGTGTCACCGGCTGA
- a CDS encoding Spy/CpxP family protein refolding chaperone has product MANRRNVRTVTPLVAAIVVGGALAGPGTGRGGDLMVDAELSLRNFLMRMSRVLRLSSNQKNRINAIIDAEMEMVRPLLDKVDENRNRLMQAAEAMTFDEEAVRDLAAGQARIDAELTVFRIKAHCQIHALLTPEQQEMVRFLRSEINQCPALPPGRLASV; this is encoded by the coding sequence ATGGCAAACAGGCGAAATGTGCGTACGGTGACTCCCCTGGTGGCGGCCATCGTTGTTGGTGGAGCCTTGGCGGGGCCTGGTACGGGGAGGGGCGGTGACCTCATGGTGGATGCCGAACTGTCGTTGCGCAATTTTCTCATGCGCATGTCACGGGTGCTCAGGTTGAGCAGCAATCAGAAAAACAGGATCAATGCCATCATCGATGCCGAAATGGAGATGGTCAGGCCGCTTTTGGATAAGGTGGATGAAAACAGGAACCGTCTGATGCAGGCTGCCGAGGCCATGACCTTCGACGAGGAAGCTGTGCGCGATCTTGCCGCTGGTCAGGCCAGGATCGACGCGGAGTTGACTGTCTTCCGCATCAAGGCCCACTGTCAGATACATGCCCTCCTGACTCCGGAACAGCAGGAGATGGTCAGGTTTCTCCGTTCCGAGATCAACCAGTGTCCCGCGCTCCCTCCGGGGAGGCTTGCCAGCGTCTGA
- a CDS encoding ATP-binding protein — MRLGVTHKLFLAILTAAGLAVICSALIMQWRLNRGFNNYLNSIEKAGISRLAATLEKSYGTERSWGSLARNHERWRQLVISSFPMIPLEEIPPGDQMPPPAGMPPGAPEEHTDQNSARPHGLLPPPMARRFDQRLYLLDADKRVVVSRVMAPDASRATPLRYRGAVVGYLGIMPRTRPFADEPQRRFIRDQEQALTLTAGVVVLLAAILSLLMARRLVRPLRELAAATHRLSSGVFSVRVPISSRDELGELAGDFNSLALTLEKNEESRRQWVADISHELRTPLAILRGEIEAIQDGIRQPTPQTIQSLHGEVLHLGRLVDDLYQLSMSDVGALTYRKSELDLGDLLSETVAAFRPEFSSKGITIVESINDTAGTTVFGDPERLRQLFTNLLKNSLKYTDAGGTLIVRLQANGDMATVDFQDSPPAVPPAEMERLFERLYRVDSSRNRSTGGAGLGLAICRNIVEAHAGSITARPSSLGGLWIRIEIPRKGTN, encoded by the coding sequence ATGAGGCTCGGCGTAACCCACAAACTGTTTCTTGCGATCCTGACGGCGGCCGGACTCGCGGTGATCTGCTCCGCGCTCATCATGCAGTGGAGGCTCAACCGGGGGTTTAACAACTACCTGAATTCAATCGAAAAAGCTGGGATTTCCCGCCTGGCCGCCACACTGGAGAAGAGCTACGGCACGGAGCGGAGCTGGGGGTCCCTGGCCAGGAATCATGAGCGCTGGCGACAGCTGGTTATCTCCTCGTTTCCCATGATCCCCCTGGAGGAGATTCCCCCCGGGGATCAGATGCCGCCGCCTGCAGGCATGCCTCCCGGCGCCCCGGAAGAACACACCGACCAGAACAGTGCTCGCCCCCACGGGCTGCTGCCGCCTCCCATGGCCCGTCGTTTCGACCAGCGCCTGTACCTCCTGGATGCGGACAAAAGAGTCGTGGTCAGCAGGGTCATGGCTCCGGACGCAAGCAGGGCGACCCCCCTGCGATACCGGGGAGCGGTGGTGGGCTACCTGGGGATCATGCCGCGCACACGCCCATTCGCCGACGAGCCCCAGCGGCGCTTCATCAGGGACCAGGAACAGGCCCTGACCCTGACGGCTGGGGTCGTGGTACTCCTGGCAGCCATCCTCTCCCTACTCATGGCCAGACGACTGGTTCGGCCGCTGCGGGAACTGGCCGCGGCAACCCATCGTCTGTCGTCCGGGGTATTCTCCGTCCGGGTGCCGATCAGTTCTCGAGACGAACTGGGGGAGCTTGCCGGCGACTTCAACTCCCTGGCGCTCACCCTGGAGAAGAACGAGGAGAGCCGGCGCCAATGGGTCGCCGACATCTCCCATGAACTGCGCACCCCCCTGGCCATCCTGCGGGGAGAAATCGAAGCGATCCAGGACGGCATCCGCCAGCCGACACCGCAGACGATCCAGTCTCTCCATGGGGAGGTGCTGCACCTGGGGCGACTGGTTGACGACCTGTACCAGCTCTCCATGTCCGATGTGGGTGCGCTGACCTATCGCAAGAGCGAACTCGACCTGGGGGATCTGCTCTCCGAGACCGTTGCAGCGTTCCGCCCCGAGTTCTCCTCCAAGGGGATAACCATCGTGGAGAGCATCAACGACACAGCAGGCACCACCGTTTTCGGCGACCCGGAACGCCTGCGCCAGCTCTTCACGAACCTGCTGAAAAACTCCCTCAAATATACCGATGCCGGTGGCACGCTTATCGTGCGCCTGCAGGCGAACGGGGACATGGCAACGGTGGATTTCCAGGATTCCCCCCCCGCCGTTCCGCCGGCGGAAATGGAGCGACTGTTCGAACGGCTCTACCGGGTGGATTCCTCCCGCAACCGCTCCACAGGTGGGGCCGGCCTCGGCCTGGCAATCTGCCGCAACATCGTTGAAGCACACGCCGGATCGATAACAGCCCGGCCATCTTCCCTGGGCGGATTATGGATACGGATCGAGATTCCGAGGAAAGGAACCAACTAG
- a CDS encoding response regulator — protein MNGSVLIVEDEEKLSSLLHDYLSQSGFETHRLRNGLDVVPWVRERNPDLILLDLMLPGRDGLEICKEIRSFSSVPIIMTTARVEEIDRLLGLELGADDYICKPFSPREVVARVKAVLRRTDGGTTIKASGLTLDELRLRAVLNDRDLELTAVEFKLLQFLAANPGRIYSRQQLMDRIYPDERIVSDRTIDSHIKKLRRKIAVATPDEELIHSVYGVGYKFER, from the coding sequence ATGAATGGAAGCGTACTGATTGTTGAGGATGAGGAGAAGCTGTCGTCGCTTCTGCACGATTACCTGTCGCAGTCCGGCTTCGAGACGCACCGCTTGAGAAACGGCCTGGACGTGGTTCCCTGGGTGCGCGAACGGAACCCGGACCTGATCCTGCTCGACCTGATGCTGCCGGGGCGGGACGGCCTGGAGATATGCAAGGAGATCCGCTCCTTTTCATCGGTGCCGATCATCATGACCACGGCCCGGGTGGAGGAGATCGACCGACTGCTCGGCCTGGAACTGGGGGCCGACGATTACATCTGCAAACCGTTCAGTCCCCGTGAGGTGGTTGCGCGGGTCAAGGCGGTCCTGCGCAGAACCGATGGGGGAACGACCATCAAGGCCTCCGGACTGACTTTGGATGAATTGCGCCTGCGGGCCGTCCTGAACGACCGGGACCTGGAACTGACCGCGGTGGAGTTCAAGCTGCTGCAGTTTTTGGCCGCCAACCCCGGGCGCATCTACAGTCGCCAGCAGTTGATGGATCGCATCTATCCTGACGAGCGCATCGTTTCCGACCGGACCATCGACAGCCACATCAAAAAGCTGCGCCGCAAAATCGCCGTTGCCACCCCCGATGAGGAGCTGATCCATTCCGTGTACGGTGTGGGTTACAAGTTTGAACGCTGA
- a CDS encoding DUF362 domain-containing protein, giving the protein MAHSINDDCINCGACDDSCPVNAISEQDGKRVIDADTCIDCGACVDTCPVNAILGH; this is encoded by the coding sequence GTGGCACATTCCATTAATGACGATTGCATCAACTGTGGAGCATGTGATGATTCCTGCCCGGTAAACGCCATCAGTGAGCAGGACGGTAAGCGTGTAATTGACGCTGATACCTGCATCGACTGTGGCGCTTGCGTGGACACCTGTCCCGTAAATGCTATTCTGGGTCACTAA
- a CDS encoding acetate kinase, with product MIIMALNCGSSSVKYQLFDWNQKAVVAKGMVERVTIDDSYIVHEVPGREVYKDEHNCPTHQAAIDLIIRTVTDSEQGVIKNVSEIAAVGHRLVHGGEKFTCSVVIDENVLETVKECQHLAPLHNPPNIEGVQAARALLPTVPQVAVFDTAFHQTMPEQAYIYPVPYEWYQKHQVRRYGFHGTSHLYVAKRAAALLGKKPADTNLVTLHIGNGVSHCAIKNGISIDTSMGLTPLEGAIMGTRCGDIDPAIPLFIMQKEGLNAKEIDTILNKKSGIMGITGRFSDRRDVSHHAETGDKLCKLAMDIEAYRIKKYIGAYMAAVGKLDAVVFTAGVGEMSVETREMVLEGMEHLGLILDKERNKVRTRKKETLITTDDSPVKAFVIPTDEELVLTEDVAAILNGTYADHMNFEYSFSRPDFVRK from the coding sequence GTGATAATAATGGCTTTAAACTGCGGCAGTTCGTCGGTCAAGTACCAGCTTTTCGATTGGAATCAGAAAGCGGTCGTGGCCAAGGGTATGGTTGAGCGGGTCACCATCGATGATTCCTACATCGTGCATGAGGTCCCCGGGCGTGAGGTGTACAAGGATGAGCACAACTGTCCCACCCATCAGGCCGCCATCGACCTGATCATCAGGACGGTCACCGATTCCGAGCAGGGCGTCATCAAGAACGTCTCCGAAATCGCGGCCGTCGGCCACCGCCTGGTGCATGGCGGAGAGAAATTCACCTGTTCCGTCGTAATCGACGAGAACGTTCTGGAGACGGTCAAGGAGTGCCAGCACCTGGCGCCGCTGCACAACCCGCCCAACATCGAGGGGGTCCAGGCTGCCCGTGCGCTGCTGCCCACCGTTCCCCAGGTGGCGGTCTTCGACACCGCCTTCCATCAGACCATGCCGGAACAGGCCTACATCTATCCGGTTCCCTACGAGTGGTACCAGAAGCACCAGGTCCGTCGCTACGGCTTCCACGGCACCTCCCACCTGTACGTCGCCAAGCGCGCGGCGGCCCTTTTGGGCAAGAAACCGGCCGACACCAACCTGGTTACCCTGCACATCGGCAACGGCGTCTCCCACTGCGCCATCAAGAATGGCATCTCCATCGACACCTCCATGGGGCTCACCCCGCTGGAAGGGGCCATCATGGGCACCCGTTGCGGCGACATCGACCCGGCCATCCCGCTGTTCATCATGCAGAAGGAGGGTTTGAACGCCAAGGAGATCGACACCATCCTGAACAAGAAGAGCGGCATCATGGGCATCACCGGCCGTTTCTCCGACCGCCGCGACGTGTCCCATCATGCCGAGACCGGCGACAAGCTCTGCAAGCTGGCCATGGACATCGAGGCCTACCGCATCAAGAAGTACATCGGCGCCTACATGGCTGCCGTGGGCAAACTGGACGCAGTCGTCTTCACCGCCGGCGTGGGCGAGATGAGCGTTGAGACCCGCGAGATGGTTCTGGAAGGAATGGAGCATCTGGGGCTGATCCTGGACAAGGAGCGCAACAAGGTGCGCACCCGCAAGAAAGAGACCCTGATCACCACCGACGACTCCCCGGTCAAGGCCTTCGTCATCCCCACCGACGAGGAGCTGGTCCTGACCGAGGATGTGGCTGCCATCCTGAACGGCACCTACGCCGACCACATGAACTTCGAGTACTCCTTCTCCCGGCCGGATTTCGTACGCAAGTAG
- a CDS encoding tetratricopeptide repeat protein translates to MCEVKPADAIIEGINLLESGDARGARTVLEAYTSNHRDNPDGFFYLGDALAEDGHIDKAIVAYREGLAIAPDDTDALTTLGDLLFESGQHEAAIASYTRVRELEPGDMDVLVSIGLVYSSLDRGDEAIACFRQALESDPRNVFAWNALGDALYGGDDVQGAVDAYRKGVEIDPDDPAAHFNLGELYYDMDELEEAEQECCQAVRLDPCFSMAYLTLGSICMDQERLEDAVRYFQRYLEYEKSPSASEMVAEVKAVIEGLKEELKG, encoded by the coding sequence ATGTGTGAAGTAAAACCGGCTGATGCCATCATCGAGGGGATCAACCTGCTGGAGTCGGGAGATGCGCGCGGAGCGCGCACGGTGCTTGAGGCGTATACCAGCAACCATCGCGACAACCCCGACGGCTTCTTTTATCTGGGAGATGCCCTGGCCGAGGATGGCCATATCGACAAGGCCATTGTCGCCTACCGCGAGGGGTTGGCCATCGCCCCCGACGATACCGATGCCCTGACGACCCTGGGCGACCTGCTGTTCGAGTCCGGACAGCACGAGGCGGCCATTGCCAGCTATACCAGGGTGCGGGAGCTTGAACCGGGCGACATGGACGTTCTGGTCAGCATCGGGCTGGTCTACTCGAGCCTGGACCGCGGCGACGAGGCCATCGCCTGCTTCCGCCAGGCATTGGAGAGCGATCCCCGCAACGTGTTCGCCTGGAATGCCCTCGGTGACGCCCTCTACGGCGGGGACGACGTGCAGGGTGCCGTTGATGCCTACCGCAAGGGGGTCGAGATCGATCCGGATGATCCGGCGGCGCACTTCAATCTGGGGGAGCTCTACTATGACATGGATGAACTGGAAGAGGCCGAGCAGGAATGCTGCCAGGCGGTCAGGCTGGACCCCTGCTTCAGCATGGCCTATCTGACCCTGGGCAGCATCTGCATGGACCAGGAGCGGCTTGAAGATGCGGTGCGCTATTTCCAGCGCTACCTGGAGTACGAGAAGTCCCCCAGTGCCTCCGAGATGGTCGCCGAGGTCAAGGCGGTGATCGAGGGGCTGAAAGAGGAACTGAAGGGGTAA